DNA from Misgurnus anguillicaudatus chromosome 13, ASM2758022v2, whole genome shotgun sequence:
acagctatttacataaaaagtaaataatagaacattaaatattgatttgaagtattttatttgctaatttttaacaaatgcagaaCTTCCGCGAAGAAAGCCCTTTTATTAGTTTTATTAGTTTTGAGTGGTTGTTATcagggaataacaaacctgcaaatgctGCAACTGGCCAATCAAAATCAAGCATCCCAACAAGCCGTGTAATAAAGTAAGATTAACATGTATGTGTGAAGATCTGTACCTGAATAGTGTGCTACCAGGTCTGCAAGGGTTCTGAAAGTTAGTCCAGGAGAGATGTACACCCATCCATTGTCAATACAGCTGATACGGTAGTGTTTGACAGAAGCGCGTTCCTGTGAGCTGTTCCTACGCACCGACAAAGTGTGGTTACCTGTGTAAAAATTACATTATAAATGGTAAATTAccttatataatatatataaagcTTTATTGCAGACACAGGTCCATATACCACaacatacaatatacaaaaatataaaaatacagtaattatAAAAGCCtataatatatgaagagtttggttccaaaacgcaataaacgccatttttgaaaaaaatgagttactgccaaaatcagcattatatcaggtcagtagttaaagtaaattcttaattttacgcaaaatccaatatccgagtgttattctgtcatcttttctcccttttttcccaaaatgcgacaaacgccactctcccttttttacagaacgcaataaatccatttctgatattacagcccaccgttcacgcaatgtaaacaaacaatggcggacgcgctgagtacacggagtcctggttttcctcatctactttgtactacgtgatcaacaaacaaaacaaaataatactttaatggcattgataaacctgtgatggttttctgtgatgggaaagaaacgtaagccatcagcatctaacaatttccctgagaggcactcgggagacgggtgcttgttctcccgacagcatcaagcttctcatgctaacacattgaccccagaggatcttatgaaaaactttccataattttactcaaagtcaacgaaaatcgagcaggaccaaaaacattttacagctgatcgctgtgaaagacgttaagcgaagacgttaagtaaccgcaatgacagggttcttaatatgacaaagtaagtgttttgattaataacattaatgtttatatttttaattagtgtgtacaactagtcaactaaatgaatataacatggcaaagatgaatgcacatttatataggctattgattcaatagatttatagcattttgaataaaaacttgtcatggatttattgcattttgtggaaaaaattatccgtttttataataaatctttgaaaatcaacttatggatttgaattttttatgtttttataacctaaagatgctgtgtgaaagtttgtaacagaaaatagttgttttcatcttgtcactttcttggtatagaaaacacgtttttaccaaaatttgtcaaaatggatttattgcgttttggaaccaaactcttcatatacagacTATTACACCAATGTCGTCTAAGCCTCGAAGTGTATCTATAGCAGCTTATCAGAGGACTGACCAGGGCTTCAATTATATGGTTCACTGAATTGTCCAGTCGACACATAAtcattttacatgcatttggtagacgcttttatccaaagcaacttacagtgcattacaggTATTACATTATTATCAgtatatgtgttccctgggttcgaacccgtGACCTTTTGCACCGCCAATGCAATGCtataccactgagctatacagaaaagggacgaacccaactTGTTGgcttgtaatttaacctatactaggttgttttaacctatttTGGGGTCAAATATAaccattttctgggttaatttaatccAACGGCTAGGTTTGTCTCTTTCTGACTCCAAGAGTGTACACGGCATTAACATGTATGTGGTTACCTGGAAAGGTCTCACTCTCTCTGATGAGAAAAGAGCCGGGTTGATTATGAGGAAGCAGCAGCAGCTCTTCTGCTTTCTGtttgctcagacctacaaaCTGCCACCTACACAAAGAAAGTTAAAACAGATGAGAAACGTACAAGACCAAAGAAGATGGAAAATAAAGTAGGTACGGACGATCGGCATGGGTCATTGTGGGTACAGTACATCCCCACGCTGATAATCACATCACACAATATACCCATCTGTCCCCACTTTACACACAGATATTAACCCACACCATATTCCTAATGATATAAACCCCGCTCCACAAACTGTAAATGACATCATCTCAACCTCTGGAGGaattatgatgatgatgatgtcgTCAGGTGTGGGCCGAAAAGAATGCAAAATCAGGGCAGCTGACGCTCAGCGTGATGTCATAATACTctgagccaatcagaaaatgCAATTTACAAATCTTATAGAAATCAGAATTATCTACTAAAgtacattcttaaaaaaataaagactgCATTTTTTGTCAGGCTGTGTGGGTCCAGAAATAGCTTTCAACATCCACAATCTTTCAGTTGCACTAAAAGTTCTTCATAGTGGAAAAAGGTTTGAATTACTCTAAAAAGGTAAAAAGAAATACTTTTGAAATAGTTTTGGACTTCTGTGGCACACTGCCTTTATAAGGACCTTTATTCTGAGGAGTGACTGCCTCATCACTTTAGCCACACCCATAGGTGGATTTTGGGGGGGCGGAGGCAAGGGGGCCACATAGGCTTGTGGCTAGAAGGCATAAAGCAAACAACAAAATCTCGCAGGATgagcgctgttttcatcctaatcctacccccaaacctgaTCCTACACCCAACATTATACAAGATTTTGCAGTAGCTATCCAATCTAGCCAGAACTGCTTTTATCAtccatcctaatcctacccccaaacctgaCCCTAAACCCAACCCTTCACGGGATTAAGTCCGTAGCtatatcccatctagccagaactgctttcttcatcctaatcctacccccccAAACCTCACCCTAAAACCAACATTTCACTATTTTGGGCAGAAgctacaggtgctggtcatataattggAACATCATCAAAAAGTAGACTAATTTCAccaattccattcaaaaagtgaaactttcATTACACACAAACTGATACACTTCAAATGTCCATCTTttcattttgatgattataactgacaactaaggaaaatcccaaatttaGTATTGGTTCAATATTGAAGACCCCTGGTGCCACACGCTAATCAGCTAATTAactgctgacttgacagttgtccaaaagatgaccattgacaccttgcacaaggagggcaagacacaaaaggtcattccaaaagaggctggctgttcacagagctctgtgtccaagcacattaatagagaggcgaagggaaggaaaagatgtggtagaaaaaagtggTACAAGCAATAGGAATAACCgcaccctggagaggattgtgaaacaaaatCCATTCAAAAACTCACAAAGAGTGGATTGCAGCTGGAGTCAGTGCTTCAAGAACCACTACGCACAGATGTATGCAAGACATGGGTTTGAGCTGTTGCATTCCTTGTGTCAAGCAACTTttgaacaacagacagcgtCAGATGCGTCTCGCTTCTGAACAGCTgctgagtggtccaaagttatgttctctgatgaaagtaaattttgcattttCTTTGGAAATCATGGTCCCAGATTCTGGAGGATGAGAGGAGAGGCACACAATTCACGTTGCTTGAGGTCCAGTGCAAAGTTTccacagtcagtgatggtttggAGTGCCGTCtcatctgctggtgttggtccactgtgttttctgaggtcCAAGGTCATCGCAGCCATATACCAGGGAGTTTTAGAGCACTTCATGCTTCCTGCTGCTGACTAACtttatggagatgcagatttcatttCCCAACAGGACTTGGCATCTGCACACAGTGCCAAAGCTACcagtacctggtttaaggaCCATGGTATCCCTGTTCTTAATTGGCCAGCAAGTCGCCTGACCTTAGCCCtatagaaaatctatggggtattgtgaagaggaagatgcgatttgccagacccaacaatgcagGAGAGCTAAAGGCCACTATCAGATcaacctgggctctcataacacctggcagtgccacagactgatcGACTCTATCCATGCCACGCTGCATTGCTGCCATAATTCAGGCAAAAGCCCCAACTAagtattgagtgctgtacatgctcatacttttcgtgttcatacttttcagttggccaaaatttctaaaaatcctttctttgtattgctcTTAAGTAATATTCTAAGATACTGAATTtaggattttccttagttgccagttataatcatcaacattaaaagaaataagcatttaaaatataccagtctgtgtgtaatgaatgaatataatatataagtttcactttttgaatggaataaatcaactttttgatgatattctaatgaTTTCACCAGCACTTGtatatcccatctagccagaaccgctgtgAAACTCCGCCTATGACCATGCTCCTCTCGTGAAACCCCGCCCTCCAATGTGTCAATCCGACCTTGCTGAAAAGCTCACCTGTTGTACACTTTGGCAGTGTAAttgctggggatgtagctctcGTTTCCTGTGGCTGAGGAACTCACTTTCCACCATTCACCTTCACTGTAACAGAATATGATGTCAGCTGCAAGCTTAATACTGCATCACCGAGAAACAGTGCTGGATCTGGACTTACTCTGACAAAATGTTTAGCCTCTCTCCCACTTTAATAGCACAGTTACCAGGACCTCTGGACGGATAGTCGTACAGGGACACCACCACGCATCTACCAACATCTGTACAAAGGTGAAAAAAACAACATGCCGGTTTGATCACATAACCGCGTCACATCTCAACCCAGGACAGGCCGTCCTTCAACATCTCTTTATCCAAAACATTAATACTGACAAGACATTTGCAGCAGAATATATTCAATTGGTATTGACATTtgacccccccaaaaaattgGACCACTAGTTACAACATGAATGTCAAAACAGGAAGCACAGGCCCAAAACGTCAACGTTTACATACGTCACTAGCTCTCTTTTCTAGATTCTGAAGAAATTCATAGTGGCGATCGCCCACCCAGATGTCACCGCAACAATGCCGAGGGGGTGCAAGTGGTTGCCCAGAGGTGGTTTGTGGTGTGCTAAGGTGTTTAAGGCTTAATTATGTTGCCACTAATCCAATAAAATAACCCAAATCTCAGTGCCATAAAAATATGGTTTACATTCATCTACTGTTAGgccaagcaaaaaaataatattttatcttaattgtgacccagtctgtgaaaacttGGTACTTACTTGGTAAGTATTTTTTTCTACATATTGTAAAGAACGTATATAACCTTGACATCTTTAATAATGTCATGTTAAAGattgccccgctctcccctaccgtctttaaacaaaactataaaatagTGTCTGATTTACACTTCATAAATGATTGATATCTGTAATCTTCTTTACATGCCCAACTCACCCAAAGACAGCGAGTTGGTGCTCTCCTCTGAGCCCAAAGGGGCTGCATGTGCGTTGGACCCGCGCCGATCTTTACTGGGACGACTGCCCATGCTGCTCTGCAGAGTTTAGGTGCACAATACTGGTAAAAAACACAATCTAAAAAGAAAACAGTGGAAACATTAAAATTTTGTAGTGAATCCAATGTTTCAAAAATGTCAATGGAAAAAGTGTCAATTGAAAATACAATGTACAGTTTTATCAGGTCATGGTTTCCTTATGTCACGCTATGTTAAAGGAAGGAAGGATGCTGCTGACAAACCACTTGTGTATTTTCACCAAAACTTTCCATCTGCACTTTCAATATTGAACACTTATTTGTTAACTCGGGCATACTAAAAATAGACGAGGTGCGAGCTGAGAACATTCTACTACTTTCTGTCATCGATCGGTTACATCAGATGCATATAAACCCTTAACGTTACACAACTGAGTGCGTGCCATTCTGATTCAATATGCAAATGAAACATTACAGATCGAGattaaaaatgctgatgtgagTCATATATGTGATTTATAGAGATCATGCTGGAGTTTCACAAAGCAGCTGCAATAATAAAAATTTTGAGGTTGAGTTGCTCAATGACATTATGAGAAATTATGCTTTTTATTGTAAGTCAGTGATTCgagcattacaatattacacaAGTTCAAATctaatttttaaaaacaaatgataCATTTCTTTTTATTCGTTTGTCCCATGTGCTATTCAGCTGTTAAATGGCCTTGATGAAACTTTTAAGGAAATTCAATGtattgtgtatatacagtactgtgcaaaagtcttaggccaccatgctatcATTAGATTTGTCGTTTTTGCAAtcttatagtgatcatatataatattctcagtctctttattagaatacaaccagaaaatacaagaaatgtgtatgtagtattaaaaaccgtataaaagtataagctaaagtgtatttagggtaaactcccttTCCACTTGttcaatagcaggcagctgtaggatctcttaaacctaaatgaaattaaattctaatttctaattctaatcaaatGACTTCCGGAACTTGaccttttcatttttttggtcCCACCACAGGACATGATTTTGATTTTCATGATGAAATACCGAGGTCTTTTGTTAGGCCGAACCCCCTTGACCTAATTTATTAATGTGATATTTTAAGTCaatttataaacgcaataaacccctcgaagcgttgggttaccagtgcattttataacagctaagggggttttaggcactccgcttcgcatcgtgcctaacaacgccccttagctgttataaaatgcactggtaatcCACTGCTTctcggggtttattgctttaataaaacggttacttcatatgcataacgttagcaggattttataaaataaaacccaaataagttgtaattatattagtacaaatattactcttccgccaaacaaagtagttcctcagaatcaagtgtgactgaaacagagcgcggTTCCCAACCAACCAACACaaacgcagcaaagacacaatgaaaatatgatttaagactgtggtgtttatttttataaatcaacattcatctaatttatacattaacatttatattaatgtacAAATTAGATGCAAGTGTTGAactgatgatcaaatatgcctggaagcatgctgaactctttccccgtcagcgtttttttttttaagttgccacccagttttagtttaatgccttgcagaaaaacataaaatatcaaatgaaagaacagaccatccgctttcaaacaaatacaaacaaaaaacatttcatcctacctttatttgttctcttatcacctctcaaatttttgtattaaaagcggagataattccatttttgtgaagaactttagtaAGAAATCATCAGATTCAGACATGAACAGTACTACACGGTGTTttcagtgaatgcgtcagtgtttaagttgggtaagatcgccacccagtggataatagcgggcgTATAAACTTCAGTTATAAActcctcagacaacgttttctctttatcgacgagatgactcaacaatatttattgacattcacctggatatcgccattaattgtgcaattgtagacaaattaaaaatatgattaaagactgtggtgtttattttcataaatcagtacgcagcaacagtggcgcagtgatacttatgtaatgtggtctgaaccgtgaggttaccggtgtattttatcacggcttagaacgcgtttcaaccaatcagaatcaagaaccagaactggccgttttataatagcacatttgcatgtttaacttaaaaaaaaagttttctttcGTTCTACTGTTGAGTCTTGATAAAAAACAATGCTGTTGCGTGAAGTGATGAAAGTGACTTTGCATCCTCAGTTCTTGCTCTTTCGCTGATCGACGTGTAGGCGTGTTTTTCCTGGGGatgtgcccataaaaagaagtgatatgtATGGAgtacccctgaaacgtcagttggaaaaaaactttccgaaacttgtacaaaccctggcgaagtgcattcggcacagaaatactctgtaactcGCCCAACtgatttttttgacactttgcctacatttagcatgaggaaacaactctataactgtgttaataagtcagaatgcatgaaatacagttgacccccccccccttaaagTTTTTATACATAGTATTTCAAATTGTTATAGTTTTCTTTCATTTGCACATAAAACATATCTATTAATTTTACACCTGTTCTCAGTTTTTTGATATATTGTAGTGTTGTGTAATGGTCACATGACATGCAGATAAAAATAGATCTGTTTTGTgtcattaaataaaattatttacattttataaagaattttttttttcatcaacTCACAAACCCTTTGCAATTCCCTCAAGATCCCAGCTTGGGAAACCCTGCTCAAATACATACaaaatctttaaatacatttttattacatcattaaaaatgcttttttacatTGAAATAACCttatatttatatctatttTACTAAATGCATCCAACATATAAGCGAATAATTATTGAAAGGGAATACTTACAAAtcatatttattacaaatatagtGGCACGGTTCCCATAGCTATATGACATGCATTGAACAGATGGTCACCTTGTACCACAGATGGGTCTCACTGGGTCTCCAGGTCCAAATAACAGACCTCATACCCCAGCGCTCAAAAACAACATGTATAACATGTTTGCATGTTGACAAAAACTGCTCTGTTACAGTAAACTGCAAACTGCAGAAGTGAAATCCAGACACTCTTAAAGGTGCTTCAAGATACCATAAGAACTGTTTGGGCTGAATGGTTCCCttaagcagtggttttcaaacttttttgtataatttaatgttttttttgttgtattaaaatgttgagttttggaacagttttttgtcacaaattttctttatgggggccgcgaaggaatgcaccgtacacaaggggggccgcacgctgaagaagtttgggaaccactgccctaaagaacctttaacatctgaaggaTATTTCTGTTTCAAACATTACTACACACTAAAAAATACTAGGTTATTTTCAATCCagctttgggtcaaaaagggacaagcccagttgttgggttaaataaagccagaaaatgtttatatttgacctaacaatgggttaaaacaacccagcataggttaaattacaacccaatgggcTGGGCttgtccatttttgacccaacactgggttgaaaataacctaggATTTTATGAGAGGGTATAAAAAGAAATGGAAAGAGGCTTTGACTGAATGCTTTTAAGCACATAGTCTATGTGTTGAGACAACAAATATAAACTCTAGTAATGATGTGTAGCATTATAGCCTACTTCTTATGTCAAACACACATTTACAAACACAATATCATAACTAACTTGACGTTTCGCCCATAATCCAAAGGTCTTTTCAACCAGGTTAATTTCTAAGAACAGGGTTCCCCAAACCTGGTGGTTCAAGAGGGAATTGCAGGGGGTTCGTGAGTTGAtgaaaacacagttaattaatTACCCCTAAATCATAAACATTTgattaaatatgtaaaaaatctaaataaaacaatagctaacacaattatatataaaatatttattttattagatTAATGTGGATGTCATGTGACCATTACACACACTTCAAGAAaggatttgatatttttttacacatattttgtgctatttaacacattatgtttcattttaaaacattatggggtggtttcccagacagagattagcttaagccaggactaggccttagtttaattaggaaatataactagtttgaacaaacatgccatactaaaaacattacatgtgtgcattttgcagcaaaacaaagatcactcatgtattttaagatatgtgcaagttgttttcagtttggacagctcttacatttattttactctAGGACCTGTCCGGGAAAGCGCCccattgtgtcattttgtgttcaaaaaaatcaaaactgacaacacaagatgtgttaaaaacaacacaaaatgtgttattccaataataatgtgttttaattgTGCAATACTATAGATCAGAAAACTGACATATAAaccaataaaagaaaatgatcAGAAGGTGGCCCAATAATACACAAAAAAGGTGCTAAATAACACTAAAACCTCGttatcatagaggaaccatttttagtgctatatagcacctataaagagcacaatatggttctatatGGTCGTTATATGGCACTCCcatatgattacgagccagtttaagtgctatttagcaccacttttaacagtgtaatAACAGGTAATAATAACATAACTAAATACTActgattaaaactttaaaacggataaaaaataaaagttttttgaaggtaaacatgcaaatgtgctatcaaattattaaaatatttaataaaaatctcagggggtatttaaaagtaaatgattTAGGATTCGGCttgcaaaaaagtttaaaaagcgCCGTCTTTGAATATCATACAAATTGAATGATACTACGACATCAAACCATGCGCTTTGAAATACGGTTTGCCTTTTGATGTCAATGCACACCATGTGTGCCATCTTATGCGTTTCAAGATCTTGAGATTATGACTTTAATGTTCATTGCGCCTTTgtttctttttcatattttaatgaACATCAACACAGATAACATCAAAGAAAAGTTGTACTGTAACTAAATTGAACGTCACAAAACAACTTTTGGTTCTATCATGAGTAAAGATgaaaaaattatctttttttatagAAAAAGAAACTACACTTACGAAAATCAACAATGTCTTTTCGTAGTAACCATGGATTTTGGTGTATATTAATTACCATTGAGCAACAATGGTTTTGCTACAAATGGTATATATAGGTGAATATAACCATATTATTGGcttttaactgaaataaaacccTAATTGATTTCGTTACGGTAGACATGAATAATACAAAATCAAATAGaccatacatttaaaaacacatttaagtaCCAGTCATTCTCCAATCTGAAAAGGTTTTAGCTCCTCTGATTTAATGTTTCCCAGTCTGAACATTGAATATTAATCTAACGCAAgccactttgaataaaagcaccTGCTTAATG
Protein-coding regions in this window:
- the sla2b gene encoding src-like-adapter 2 isoform X1, whose protein sequence is MGSRPSKDRRGSNAHAAPLGSEESTNSLSLDVGRCVVVSLYDYPSRGPGNCAIKVGERLNILSDEGEWWKVSSSATGNESYIPSNYTAKVYNRWQFVGLSKQKAEELLLLPHNQPGSFLIRESETFPGNHTLSVRRNSSQERASVKHYRISCIDNGWVYISPGLTFRTLADLVAHYSEVSNGLCCTLGEPCFIIGSNNVPVVTGPPPVAVRKPTINWKDVNSSMIFGQSKDGAEECVVSDGLKEAINSYLYMTDNCEDCCQIWDT
- the sla2b gene encoding src-like-adapter 2 isoform X2, whose protein sequence is MGSRPSKDRRGSNAHAAPLGSEESTNSLSLDVGRCVVVSLYDYPSRGPGNCAIKVGERLNILSDEGEWWKVSSSATGNESYIPSNYTAKVYNRWQFVGLSKQKAEELLLLPHNQPGSFLIRESETFPGNHTLSVRRNSSQERASVKHYRISCIDNGWVYISPGLTFRTLADLVAHYSVSNGLCCTLGEPCFIIGSNNVPVVTGPPPVAVRKPTINWKDVNSSMIFGQSKDGAEECVVSDGLKEAINSYLYMTDNCEDCCQIWDT